The proteins below come from a single Fastidiosipila sanguinis genomic window:
- a CDS encoding alpha-amylase → MRNGVMFQSFEWYMEDNGNFYKDLIARAQEMKQLGFDSIWLPPVFKGTGTNDVGYGTYDLYDLGEFDQNGSLRTKYGTKEELLTLIDTLHAEDILAYMDVVLNHKAGADYTERFYATEVDQNNRIQEISESHEIEAWTGFDFPGRNGKYSDFKWNHTHFSGVDYDSLENKSGVFRIDGENKGWSYGVSGEHGNFDYLMNADIDHANPEVREELLRWTDWFVNETNPDGFRLDAVKHIDDQFLNTYSSYIEENYPGLYLFAEYWESNLGNISDFLERTNFQIDVFDVPLHFNLFAAANNEGYDLRKIFDNTVVQHHPMEAVTFVDNHDSQPGQSLESWIGRHFKERAYALILLREAGYPCVFAGDYYGIQNGDYPQEDLAYDINRLLEVRANYAYGEQRDFFQDEQAIGWARMGDPDNGHDGLLAVTVSMHSQADIEMDFGPEHAGCKFVDYLDRNSGYEVILNEDGHGSFPVKAGSVSCWISQISEDSEDQDTELKGLDER, encoded by the coding sequence ATGCGCAACGGAGTAATGTTCCAGTCTTTCGAATGGTATATGGAAGACAATGGTAATTTTTATAAAGACTTAATAGCAAGAGCCCAGGAAATGAAACAATTGGGTTTTGATTCAATCTGGCTTCCTCCAGTATTCAAGGGCACTGGTACCAACGATGTCGGCTACGGCACTTACGATCTCTATGATTTAGGAGAATTCGATCAAAACGGCAGCTTAAGAACCAAGTACGGTACTAAAGAAGAACTTCTTACTTTAATCGATACCTTACATGCGGAGGATATACTTGCATACATGGATGTTGTCCTTAACCACAAAGCTGGGGCGGACTACACTGAACGCTTCTATGCTACAGAAGTAGACCAAAATAACAGAATCCAAGAGATTAGTGAAAGTCATGAGATAGAAGCTTGGACTGGTTTTGATTTCCCTGGACGTAACGGTAAATATTCTGACTTTAAGTGGAATCATACGCACTTTAGTGGAGTAGATTACGATAGCTTAGAGAATAAATCCGGTGTCTTTAGGATTGATGGTGAAAACAAAGGTTGGTCCTATGGTGTCTCTGGCGAACATGGAAACTTCGATTATCTAATGAATGCTGACATTGACCACGCCAATCCAGAGGTTCGAGAAGAATTGTTGAGATGGACTGATTGGTTTGTTAATGAGACTAATCCTGATGGTTTCAGATTAGATGCAGTCAAGCATATTGATGATCAGTTCCTAAATACTTATTCAAGTTATATAGAGGAAAATTATCCTGGACTTTACCTATTTGCTGAATATTGGGAATCTAACCTCGGCAATATCTCAGACTTCCTTGAGCGTACCAATTTCCAGATTGATGTATTTGATGTGCCTCTACACTTTAACCTATTTGCAGCTGCAAATAACGAGGGTTACGACTTGCGCAAAATCTTCGATAACACAGTTGTACAACATCACCCTATGGAAGCAGTTACCTTCGTTGACAACCATGATAGTCAGCCAGGACAATCTCTGGAATCTTGGATAGGAAGACACTTCAAAGAGAGAGCGTATGCCCTGATTCTGTTAAGGGAAGCTGGTTACCCATGTGTATTTGCTGGAGATTATTATGGAATTCAAAATGGCGACTATCCACAAGAAGACCTTGCTTACGACATAAACAGATTGCTCGAAGTAAGAGCTAACTATGCTTATGGCGAACAGAGGGATTTCTTCCAAGATGAGCAAGCTATTGGCTGGGCTAGAATGGGCGATCCTGATAACGGTCATGATGGATTATTGGCTGTAACTGTGTCTATGCATTCCCAAGCAGATATTGAAATGGATTTCGGTCCAGAACATGCCGGATGTAAGTTTGTAGATTATCTAGATCGTAATTCTGGCTATGAAGTTATCTTGAACGAAGATGGTCATGGGTCCTTCCCTGTCAAAGCTGGTAGTGTTTCCTGCTGGATTAGCCAAATTTCCGAAGATTCTGAAGACCAGGATACAGAGCTAAAAGGTCTGGATGAGAGATAG